GAACCATGATCCTTCCCGACGAGGCAACAAAGGACAGCTCATGACCACGCCTGAGGCAACCCCGCAGTCGGAGCAGTGGCTCGAGCGTTATGCCCAGAGCGTGCTCGGAGTGTTTGGAACTCCACCGCTCGTGCTGTCCCATGGGGAGGGGTGTGTGGTGCACGACATCGATGGGCGGCGCTATCTCGACCTGATCGGTGGGATCGCTGTCAACGCCCTCGGGCACGGCCATCCGGCCTTGGTCGCGGCGGTGAGCAAGCAGGTGAGTGAGGCGCTGCACGTCTCCAACCTGTTCACCAGCCCGGGTCAGATCCGGCTCGCGGAGCGACTGATCGAGATCGCGGACGCACCCAAGGCCTCGAAGGTCTTCCTTGCCAACTCCGGCGCGGAGGCCATCGAGGCGGCGATCAAGCTGTCGCGGCGTACGGGCCGGACCGAGATCATCGCCGCCGAGGGCGCCTTCCATGGACGCACCACCGGAGCGCTGGCGCTGACCCACAAGCAGGCATACCGGGAGCCTTTCGAGCCATTGCTTCCTGGCGTCGGCCATGTCCCGTACGGCGACATCGACGCGTTGACCTCGGCGGTGTCGGAACGCACGGCCGCCGTTTTCCTGGAGCCAGTGCAGGGCGAGGCCGGTGTCATCGAACCCGCCGTTGAGTATCTGCAGGCAGCGCGTGCGCTCACTCAGCAGCATGGTGCGCTGCTGATCATCGACGAAATCCAAACAGGCATCGGGCGTACGGGCCACTGGTTTGGCTTTCAGGCCTCCGGGATCGTGCCTGACGCCATCACGGTCGCTAAGGGCCTGGGCGGGGGAGTGCCGATTGGTGCGTTGGTGACCTTCGGGCAGGAGACCTCAGATCTGCTGACCGCAACCCAGCACGGCACCACGTTCGGTGGCAACCCGCTTGCGGCGGCGGCCGCGCTGGCCGTGCTGGAGACCATCGATGCTGAGAATCTTCGCGAGTCGGCCATCGCGCGCGGCACGCACTTGAGCGACAGCGTCCTGGCGCTTAACCATCCGCTCGTGACGGGAGTCCGCGGCGTTGGCCTGTTACGCGCTATCACCTTGCGTGAGCCGATCGCTGCTGCCGCGGCGGGGGTCTTACGCGAGCAGGGGTTCTTGGTGAACCCGGTGGCACCAGACGCACTGCGCCTGGCTCCGCCGCTGATCATCTCCGACACCGAAATCGACAGCTTTGTCGCGGCGTTCGGCCCAGCCCTCACCTCATGCGGAGCTCCATAATGCGCCACTTTCTGCGCGATGATGACCTCACGCCGAGCGAGCAGAGCGCCGTCCTTGATCGCGCGATGGCGCTGAAAGCGCAGCCTTTTAGCCAACGTCCGTTGGAGGGGCCGCGCGCGGTCGCCATGATCTTTGACAAGCCCACGTTGCGGACCCA
This genomic window from Demetria terragena DSM 11295 contains:
- a CDS encoding acetylornithine transaminase, with the protein product MTTPEATPQSEQWLERYAQSVLGVFGTPPLVLSHGEGCVVHDIDGRRYLDLIGGIAVNALGHGHPALVAAVSKQVSEALHVSNLFTSPGQIRLAERLIEIADAPKASKVFLANSGAEAIEAAIKLSRRTGRTEIIAAEGAFHGRTTGALALTHKQAYREPFEPLLPGVGHVPYGDIDALTSAVSERTAAVFLEPVQGEAGVIEPAVEYLQAARALTQQHGALLIIDEIQTGIGRTGHWFGFQASGIVPDAITVAKGLGGGVPIGALVTFGQETSDLLTATQHGTTFGGNPLAAAAALAVLETIDAENLRESAIARGTHLSDSVLALNHPLVTGVRGVGLLRAITLREPIAAAAAGVLREQGFLVNPVAPDALRLAPPLIISDTEIDSFVAAFGPALTSCGAP